A window from Drosophila nasuta strain 15112-1781.00 chromosome 3, ASM2355853v1, whole genome shotgun sequence encodes these proteins:
- the LOC132788977 gene encoding speract receptor isoform X1, with the protein MSTSLSTASAVLHAQQQRISPNGLLLPLFVLCLQQLLLATCHAEVFTLGYLTGSQRRPGNLDYQRPGITISGAISLAVDQVNAGKLRSMGHSLRFVVAETYGDEVASIRQTAALWTQQVAAYIGPQETCVHEGRMAAAFNLPMISYYCTHRDPSNKLDFPTFARTRPPDTQISKSVVALLLAFNWTQVSFLYLDDASSQYQPVAETILSTLSAAGVLVRDIRTWNTIYYHGFMANPFDALVEQTHANTRIYLVLGHYYEHVGLMVSLQQRGLLARGEYFVVGIDIEQYDPAKPEKYLSGMLMEKVEPLAAQAFRSYLGIVPTAPVSFATFANEVNKYMEREPFNFPNPLGVYGGAKQISAEAAYLYDAVHLYANALVSVLQAGGKPKNGSAIVAAIKGSRYLSAMGYHVYIDENGDAAGNYTVLVRGTVRNNRNQTVVGLMPAGTFSHRGSSSSSNSSNSSSSNDALSDLKLYHHIDWVGGVRPAAAPRCGFGGENCVNYTGEISAGIAGGALLLLGLVSLVLYRNWRYEQELDSLLWKIDFREVQVHENEREQQSLKQTRHSLNQLPRRLPSQSTHPLIRTSQVSLSSNPDADFRYTTIFTPIGLYKGQLYAIKKVRKKSVDITREMKKELKLLRDARHDNVCAFIGACTEPPNICIISEYCTRGSLKDILENEDVKLDNMFIASMVADIIRGVIYLHESPIRFHGSLCTSNCLVDSRWVVKLTDFGLFAFKQGIEDNSTDMQHMSAKCLKLLYRAPELLRQGPSSLVMGTQRGDAYSFAIILYEMHVRRGPFGETGLTPMQCLQKVMQPQDQVHPYRPSLQPLETAFDCVSECLRECWAERPEDRPEFKTIRTKLRPLRKGMRPNIFDNMMAMMEKYANNLEALVDDRTDQLQEEKKKTDALLHEMLPRCVADQLKKGHKVDPEHYEQVTIYFSDIVGFTAMSAESSPLQVVDFLNDLYTCFDSIIGHYDVYKVETIGDAYMVVSGLPLRNGDLHAAEIATMSLHLLSAVSEFKIRHRPTNRLLLRIGIHSGPVCAGVVGLKMPRYCLFGDTVNTASRMESSGVPLKIHCSWQCRQLLERLGGYHCQERGVISMKGKGEQRTYWLMGEDEEARVRRTYERSQRRGSRALNKFIQGTIKQAQEQTNDCGIRSSLKQKNLPRNSLTRSSSLESPKKLRFAAGNMLEHHRYHSDEALLEVDSYTGLRRSSGGSTHSRYEESTLSCQSIEHLDTLQPKRRPSSYPTADTPLLLNHVEV; encoded by the exons ATGAGTACATCCCTGAGTACAGCTTCAGCCGTTCTacatgcacaacaacaacgcatcTCCCCCAATggattgctgctgccgctcTTCGTGCTGTGCCTTCAACAGCTGTTGCTGGCCACTTGCCATGCCGAAGTCTTTACGCTGGGCTATCTGACGGGCTCGCAACGACGTCCCGGCAATCTGGACTATCAGCGTCCTGGCATCACCATCTCAGGGGCCATTTCGCTGGCCGTTGACCAGGTTAATGCCGGCAAATTGCGCTCCATGGGACACTCGCTGCGCTTTGTTGTGGCCGAGACCTATGGCGATGAAGTGGCCAGCATACGACAGACAGCGGCACTGTGGACACAACAGGTGGCCGCCTACATTGGACCGCAGGAGACGTGTGTGCACGAGGGACGTATGGCGGCTGCTTTTAATCTGCCCATGATATCCTAT TATTGCACGCATCGGGATCCCTCCAATAAGCTGGACTTTCCCACTTTTGCCCGCACTCGTCCACCGGACACACAGATCTCCAAGTCCGTTGTGGCTTTGCTGTTGGCATTCAACTGGACACAGGTCAGCTTCCTCTATTTGGATGATGCCAGCAGTCAGTATCAGCCGGTGGCAGAGACTATACTCAGCACTTTGAGTGCAGCCGGCGTTCTTGTAAGAGATATTCGCACCTGGAACACCATTTACTATCATGGCTTCATGGCCAATCCATTCGATGCACTCGTGGAGCAAACCCACGCCAACACACGCA TTTACCTTGTGCTGGGTCATTACTATGAGCATGTGGGACTCATGGTTAGTCTGCAGCAACGTGGACTCTTGGCACGCGGAGAATACTTTGTGGTGGGCATCGATATCGAGCAGTATGATCCTGCGAAGCCGGAGAAATATCTGAGCGGCATGCTGATGGAGAAAGTGGAACCGCTGGCGGCGCAAGCATTTCGGTCCTATCTCGGCATTGTGCCCACTGCGCCCGTCTCCTTTGCCACATTCGCCAACGAG GTAAACAAATACATGGAACGAGAACCATTCAATTTCCCCAATCCCTTGGGCGTTTACGGTGGTGCAAAGCAG ATAAGCGCTGAGGCAGCCTATCTCTACGATGCCGTTCATCTGTATGCGAATGCTCTGGTCTCTGTGCTGCAGGCAGGCGGTAAACCCAAAAATGGCAGCGCCATTGTGGCGGCCATCAAGGGTTCGCGCTATCTCAGCGCCATGGG TTACCATGTGTACATCGATGAGAATGGCGACGCTGCTGGGAACTATACAGTATTAGTGCGTGGCACAGTGCGCAATAATCGCAATCAGACTGTCGTGGGTCTAATGCCAGCGGGCACCTTTAGTCACAggggcagcagcagtagcagcaacagctccaatagcagcagcagcaacgatgCACTGTCC GATTTGAAATTGTATCACCACATTGACTGGGTGGGCGGTGTGCGTCCTGCGGCCGCGCCTCGCTGTGGTTTTGGTGGCGAGAACTGCGTTA ATTATACTGGCGAAATCTCGGCGGGCATTGCTGGTGGTGCTTTGCTTCTACTTGGACTTGTTTCGCTGGTGCTTTATCGCAACTGGCGCTATGAGCAGGAGCTGGACAGTCTGCTCTGGAAGATTGACTTTCGGGAGGTGCAAGTCCATGAAAATGAACGCGAGCAACAGAGTCTCAAGCAAACACGA CATTCGTTAAATCAATTGCCGCGTCGTCTTCCTTCGCAGTCCACCCATCCACTAATACGCACCAGCCAGGTCAGTCTCAGCTCCAATCCGGATGCGGACTTTCGCTATACAACTATCTTTACCCCCATTGGACTCTATAAAGGACAACTTTATGCCATTAAAAAGGTGCGCAAGAAGAGCGTCGACATTACACGCGAAATGAAGAAGGAACTGAAGCTG CTGAGGGACGCTCGCCATGACAACGTATGTGCATTTATTGGCGCCTGCACTGAGCCACCAAACATCTGCATCATCAGCGAATATTGCACGCGTGGCAGCCTTAAG GACATATTGGAGAACGAGGACGTCAAGCTGGACAACATGTTCATTGCCTCCATGGTGGCGGACATTATACGC GGCGTCATCTACTTGCACGAATCGCCCATCCGCTTCCATGGCTCGCTGTGCACATCGAATTGCCTGGTCGACTCACGTTGGGTGGTCAAGCTGACGGACTTTGGTTTGTTTGCCTTCAAGCAGGGCATCGAGGACAACTCCACGGACATGCAGCACATGTCTGCTAAATGTCTGA AGTTGCTCTATCGTGCACCAGAGCTGCTGCGTCAGGGCCCATCCTCGCTGGTGATGGGCACACAGCGGGGCGATGCCTATTCCTTTGCCATAATCCTCTACGAGATGCATGTGCGGCGCGGTCCCTTCGGCGAAACGGGTCTGACGCCCATGCAGTGCCTGCAAAAGGTCATGCAGCCACAGGATCAAGTGCATCCCTATCGTCCCTCATTGCAGCCCCTGGAGACGGCCTTCGATTGCGTCAGTGAGTGCTTGCGGGAATGCTGGGCCGAGCGGCCTGAGGATAGACCCGAGTTCAAGACAATACGCACCAAGCTGCGGCCATTGAGGAAGGGGATGCGTCCGAATATCTTTGACAATATGATGGCCATGATGGAGAAGTATGCCAATAATTTGGAGGCGCTGGTCGATGATCGCACCGATCAGTTGCAGGAGGAAAAGAAGAAGACTGATGCGCTGCTGCATGAGATGCTGCCGCGCTGCGTGGCCGATCAGCTGAAGAAGGGACACAAAGTGGATCCCGAACATTACGAACAGGTCACCATCTATTTTAGTGATATTGTCGGCTTTACGGCCATGTCCGCCGAGAGTTCGCCCCTGCAAGTGGTCGACTTTCTCAATGATCTCTACACCTGCTTCGATTCCATCATTGGCCATTATGATGTATACAAA GTGGAAACCATAGGCGATGCCTATATGGTTGTTTCTGGTCTGCCGTTGCGCAATGGCGATCTGCATGCCGCTGAAATAGCCACCATGTCCTTGCATTTGCTCAGCGCCGTCTCCGAGTTTAAGATACGACATCGACCCACCAATCGATTGTTGCTACGCATTGGCATACACTCGGGACCCGTTTGTGCCGGCGTCGTGGGTCTCAAGATGCCGCGTTATTGCCTCTTTGGCGACACTGTTAACACGGCTTCACGCATGGAATCGAGTGGTGTGCCGCTCAAGATTCACTGCAGCTGGCAGTGCCGTCAGCTGCTGGAGCGTCTGGGTGGCTACCATTGCCAAGAGCGTGGCGTCATCTCGATGAAGGGCAAGGGAGAACAGCGCACCTATTGGCTAATGGGTGAGGATGAGGAGGCGCGAGTGCGTCGCACCTATGAGCGCTCCCAGCGTCGTGGCTCACGTGCGTTGAACAAATTTATACAGGGCACTATTAAGCAGGCGCAGGAGCAGACTAACGATTGTGGCATAAGATCCTCGCTGAAGCAAAAGAACTTGCCACGTAACTCGCTGACGCGTTCTTCCAGCCTAGAATCGCCAAAGAAGCTGCGTTTTGCTGCTGGAAATATGCTGGAGCATCATCGCTATCACAG CGATGAGGCTCTGCTGGAAGTGGATTCGTACACGGGACTGCGCCGATCCTCTGGTGGCTCCACGCATTCGCGATACGAGGAGTCGACTTTATCCTGCCAAAGCATCGAACATCTCGATACGCTGCAACCAAAGCGGCGACCTTCTTCCTATCCAACTGCCGATACGCCACTGCTGCTGAATCACGTTGAGGTGTGA
- the LOC132788977 gene encoding speract receptor isoform X2 encodes MSTSLSTASAVLHAQQQRISPNGLLLPLFVLCLQQLLLATCHAEVFTLGYLTGSQRRPGNLDYQRPGITISGAISLAVDQVNAGKLRSMGHSLRFVVAETYGDEVASIRQTAALWTQQVAAYIGPQETCVHEGRMAAAFNLPMISYYCTHRDPSNKLDFPTFARTRPPDTQISKSVVALLLAFNWTQVSFLYLDDASSQYQPVAETILSTLSAAGVLVRDIRTWNTIYYHGFMANPFDALVEQTHANTRIYLVLGHYYEHVGLMVSLQQRGLLARGEYFVVGIDIEQYDPAKPEKYLSGMLMEKVEPLAAQAFRSYLGIVPTAPVSFATFANEVNKYMEREPFNFPNPLGVYGGAKQISAEAAYLYDAVHLYANALVSVLQAGGKPKNGSAIVAAIKGSRYLSAMGYHVYIDENGDAAGNYTVLVRGTVRNNRNQTVVGLMPAGTFSHRGSSSSSNSSNSSSSNDALSDLKLYHHIDWVGGVRPAAAPRCGFGGENCVNYTGEISAGIAGGALLLLGLVSLVLYRNWRYEQELDSLLWKIDFREVQVHENEREQQSLKQTRSTHPLIRTSQVSLSSNPDADFRYTTIFTPIGLYKGQLYAIKKVRKKSVDITREMKKELKLLRDARHDNVCAFIGACTEPPNICIISEYCTRGSLKDILENEDVKLDNMFIASMVADIIRGVIYLHESPIRFHGSLCTSNCLVDSRWVVKLTDFGLFAFKQGIEDNSTDMQHMSAKCLKLLYRAPELLRQGPSSLVMGTQRGDAYSFAIILYEMHVRRGPFGETGLTPMQCLQKVMQPQDQVHPYRPSLQPLETAFDCVSECLRECWAERPEDRPEFKTIRTKLRPLRKGMRPNIFDNMMAMMEKYANNLEALVDDRTDQLQEEKKKTDALLHEMLPRCVADQLKKGHKVDPEHYEQVTIYFSDIVGFTAMSAESSPLQVVDFLNDLYTCFDSIIGHYDVYKVETIGDAYMVVSGLPLRNGDLHAAEIATMSLHLLSAVSEFKIRHRPTNRLLLRIGIHSGPVCAGVVGLKMPRYCLFGDTVNTASRMESSGVPLKIHCSWQCRQLLERLGGYHCQERGVISMKGKGEQRTYWLMGEDEEARVRRTYERSQRRGSRALNKFIQGTIKQAQEQTNDCGIRSSLKQKNLPRNSLTRSSSLESPKKLRFAAGNMLEHHRYHSDEALLEVDSYTGLRRSSGGSTHSRYEESTLSCQSIEHLDTLQPKRRPSSYPTADTPLLLNHVEV; translated from the exons ATGAGTACATCCCTGAGTACAGCTTCAGCCGTTCTacatgcacaacaacaacgcatcTCCCCCAATggattgctgctgccgctcTTCGTGCTGTGCCTTCAACAGCTGTTGCTGGCCACTTGCCATGCCGAAGTCTTTACGCTGGGCTATCTGACGGGCTCGCAACGACGTCCCGGCAATCTGGACTATCAGCGTCCTGGCATCACCATCTCAGGGGCCATTTCGCTGGCCGTTGACCAGGTTAATGCCGGCAAATTGCGCTCCATGGGACACTCGCTGCGCTTTGTTGTGGCCGAGACCTATGGCGATGAAGTGGCCAGCATACGACAGACAGCGGCACTGTGGACACAACAGGTGGCCGCCTACATTGGACCGCAGGAGACGTGTGTGCACGAGGGACGTATGGCGGCTGCTTTTAATCTGCCCATGATATCCTAT TATTGCACGCATCGGGATCCCTCCAATAAGCTGGACTTTCCCACTTTTGCCCGCACTCGTCCACCGGACACACAGATCTCCAAGTCCGTTGTGGCTTTGCTGTTGGCATTCAACTGGACACAGGTCAGCTTCCTCTATTTGGATGATGCCAGCAGTCAGTATCAGCCGGTGGCAGAGACTATACTCAGCACTTTGAGTGCAGCCGGCGTTCTTGTAAGAGATATTCGCACCTGGAACACCATTTACTATCATGGCTTCATGGCCAATCCATTCGATGCACTCGTGGAGCAAACCCACGCCAACACACGCA TTTACCTTGTGCTGGGTCATTACTATGAGCATGTGGGACTCATGGTTAGTCTGCAGCAACGTGGACTCTTGGCACGCGGAGAATACTTTGTGGTGGGCATCGATATCGAGCAGTATGATCCTGCGAAGCCGGAGAAATATCTGAGCGGCATGCTGATGGAGAAAGTGGAACCGCTGGCGGCGCAAGCATTTCGGTCCTATCTCGGCATTGTGCCCACTGCGCCCGTCTCCTTTGCCACATTCGCCAACGAG GTAAACAAATACATGGAACGAGAACCATTCAATTTCCCCAATCCCTTGGGCGTTTACGGTGGTGCAAAGCAG ATAAGCGCTGAGGCAGCCTATCTCTACGATGCCGTTCATCTGTATGCGAATGCTCTGGTCTCTGTGCTGCAGGCAGGCGGTAAACCCAAAAATGGCAGCGCCATTGTGGCGGCCATCAAGGGTTCGCGCTATCTCAGCGCCATGGG TTACCATGTGTACATCGATGAGAATGGCGACGCTGCTGGGAACTATACAGTATTAGTGCGTGGCACAGTGCGCAATAATCGCAATCAGACTGTCGTGGGTCTAATGCCAGCGGGCACCTTTAGTCACAggggcagcagcagtagcagcaacagctccaatagcagcagcagcaacgatgCACTGTCC GATTTGAAATTGTATCACCACATTGACTGGGTGGGCGGTGTGCGTCCTGCGGCCGCGCCTCGCTGTGGTTTTGGTGGCGAGAACTGCGTTA ATTATACTGGCGAAATCTCGGCGGGCATTGCTGGTGGTGCTTTGCTTCTACTTGGACTTGTTTCGCTGGTGCTTTATCGCAACTGGCGCTATGAGCAGGAGCTGGACAGTCTGCTCTGGAAGATTGACTTTCGGGAGGTGCAAGTCCATGAAAATGAACGCGAGCAACAGAGTCTCAAGCAAACACGA TCCACCCATCCACTAATACGCACCAGCCAGGTCAGTCTCAGCTCCAATCCGGATGCGGACTTTCGCTATACAACTATCTTTACCCCCATTGGACTCTATAAAGGACAACTTTATGCCATTAAAAAGGTGCGCAAGAAGAGCGTCGACATTACACGCGAAATGAAGAAGGAACTGAAGCTG CTGAGGGACGCTCGCCATGACAACGTATGTGCATTTATTGGCGCCTGCACTGAGCCACCAAACATCTGCATCATCAGCGAATATTGCACGCGTGGCAGCCTTAAG GACATATTGGAGAACGAGGACGTCAAGCTGGACAACATGTTCATTGCCTCCATGGTGGCGGACATTATACGC GGCGTCATCTACTTGCACGAATCGCCCATCCGCTTCCATGGCTCGCTGTGCACATCGAATTGCCTGGTCGACTCACGTTGGGTGGTCAAGCTGACGGACTTTGGTTTGTTTGCCTTCAAGCAGGGCATCGAGGACAACTCCACGGACATGCAGCACATGTCTGCTAAATGTCTGA AGTTGCTCTATCGTGCACCAGAGCTGCTGCGTCAGGGCCCATCCTCGCTGGTGATGGGCACACAGCGGGGCGATGCCTATTCCTTTGCCATAATCCTCTACGAGATGCATGTGCGGCGCGGTCCCTTCGGCGAAACGGGTCTGACGCCCATGCAGTGCCTGCAAAAGGTCATGCAGCCACAGGATCAAGTGCATCCCTATCGTCCCTCATTGCAGCCCCTGGAGACGGCCTTCGATTGCGTCAGTGAGTGCTTGCGGGAATGCTGGGCCGAGCGGCCTGAGGATAGACCCGAGTTCAAGACAATACGCACCAAGCTGCGGCCATTGAGGAAGGGGATGCGTCCGAATATCTTTGACAATATGATGGCCATGATGGAGAAGTATGCCAATAATTTGGAGGCGCTGGTCGATGATCGCACCGATCAGTTGCAGGAGGAAAAGAAGAAGACTGATGCGCTGCTGCATGAGATGCTGCCGCGCTGCGTGGCCGATCAGCTGAAGAAGGGACACAAAGTGGATCCCGAACATTACGAACAGGTCACCATCTATTTTAGTGATATTGTCGGCTTTACGGCCATGTCCGCCGAGAGTTCGCCCCTGCAAGTGGTCGACTTTCTCAATGATCTCTACACCTGCTTCGATTCCATCATTGGCCATTATGATGTATACAAA GTGGAAACCATAGGCGATGCCTATATGGTTGTTTCTGGTCTGCCGTTGCGCAATGGCGATCTGCATGCCGCTGAAATAGCCACCATGTCCTTGCATTTGCTCAGCGCCGTCTCCGAGTTTAAGATACGACATCGACCCACCAATCGATTGTTGCTACGCATTGGCATACACTCGGGACCCGTTTGTGCCGGCGTCGTGGGTCTCAAGATGCCGCGTTATTGCCTCTTTGGCGACACTGTTAACACGGCTTCACGCATGGAATCGAGTGGTGTGCCGCTCAAGATTCACTGCAGCTGGCAGTGCCGTCAGCTGCTGGAGCGTCTGGGTGGCTACCATTGCCAAGAGCGTGGCGTCATCTCGATGAAGGGCAAGGGAGAACAGCGCACCTATTGGCTAATGGGTGAGGATGAGGAGGCGCGAGTGCGTCGCACCTATGAGCGCTCCCAGCGTCGTGGCTCACGTGCGTTGAACAAATTTATACAGGGCACTATTAAGCAGGCGCAGGAGCAGACTAACGATTGTGGCATAAGATCCTCGCTGAAGCAAAAGAACTTGCCACGTAACTCGCTGACGCGTTCTTCCAGCCTAGAATCGCCAAAGAAGCTGCGTTTTGCTGCTGGAAATATGCTGGAGCATCATCGCTATCACAG CGATGAGGCTCTGCTGGAAGTGGATTCGTACACGGGACTGCGCCGATCCTCTGGTGGCTCCACGCATTCGCGATACGAGGAGTCGACTTTATCCTGCCAAAGCATCGAACATCTCGATACGCTGCAACCAAAGCGGCGACCTTCTTCCTATCCAACTGCCGATACGCCACTGCTGCTGAATCACGTTGAGGTGTGA
- the LOC132788978 gene encoding uncharacterized protein LOC132788978 isoform X1: MFNLVFGLENFKWGMSNVLPGLYVGNYRDSKDHQQLDKFKISHIIAIHDSPRRLLPDKHYLCVMASDTPDQNLSQYFSVCNDFIHAARLREGNVLIHCLAGMSRSVTVAVAYIMTATHLNWKEALKVVRAGRAVANPNAGFQTQLQEFEQYKLSEERRRLRERFPSSALEQLDRIKCGLALDNYQELLQNRDICEGNCSRGEKCPTGVCNMDPSKGLFRRRPSSASTHSRLRAQSSNANPSSSPSMLSVASAAAGGISCGPGGISGAAQSCPTSPKHSPVPRRSMGNERSIPEDEVACQQPTTTTRTATSNNPTTSSEAAEYAAAIEDARREQQQRQLQRSPSRQSLKVAGRGNSMGSSNAGRVSSAGTRSKEPPVAEGAQLQRSASTVSGFGVRPRSSPAGLHAYTGSVPSSAHGSRVDLRDIDKGSAIYLGCSAPRASTLSIASSRGSSSGSAPPSPCHTPPSSPRHGIKRSTSVAKKPR; the protein is encoded by the exons atgtttaatttagtattcggactggaaaattttaaatggggCATGAGCAAT GTTTTGCCGGGACTGTATGTGGGCAACTACCGCGACTCCAAGGATCACCAGCAATTGGACAAGTTCAAAATCTCGCACATCATTGCCATACATGACAGTCCAAGGCGTCTCCTGCCG GATAAACACTATCTCTGCGTGATGGCCTCGGATACGCCCGACCAGAATCTATCGCAATACTTCTCCGTTTGCAATGATTTCATACATGCGGCGCGTCTGCGCGAGGGCAATGTGCTCATCCATTGTCTGGCGGGGATGTCGCGCTCCGTCACAGTCGCTGTGGCTTATATTATGACGGCTACGCATCTGAACTGGAAGGAGGCATTGAAGGTGGTGCGCGCTGGTCGCGCTGTCGCCAATCCCAATGCCGGATTCCAGACCCAGTTGCAGGAGTTCGAGCAATACAAGCTATCCGAGGAACGGCGGCGATTGCGGGAACGTTTTCCCTCGTCGGCTCTTGAGCAGTTGGATCGCATCAAATGTGGCCTGGCGCTGGACAACTATCAGGAGCTGTTGCAGAATCGTGACATCTGCGAGGGCAACTGTTCTCGCGGCGAAAAGTGTCCAACAG GCGTCTGTAATATGGATCCCAGCAAAGGACTCTTCCGACGTCGACCGTCAAGCGCCTCCACGCACTCTCGGCTGCGTGCCCAGTCCTCCAATGCCAACCCTAGCTCCTCGCCAAGCATGCTGAGCGTGGCCAGCGCTGCGGCAGGCGGCATATCTTGTGGCCCGGGTGGCATCAGCGGTGCCGCACAGTCGTGTCCCACATCGCCCAAGCACTCGCCGGTGCCACGTCGCTCGATGGGCAACGAGCGAAGCATACCGGAAGATGAGGTTGCCTGTCAAcagccgacgacgacgacaagaACGGCGACGAGCAACAATCCGACTACCTCCAGTGAAGCGGCTGAGTATGCGGCAGCCATTGAGGATGCACGCcgcgaacaacaacagcgtcaGCTGCAACGCTCTCCATCGCGCCAAAGTCTCAAGGTAGCCGGCCGAGGCAACTCCATGGGCAGCAGCAATGCGGGTCGTGTCAGCAGCGCTGGAACACGCAGCAAGGAGCCGCCAGTTGCGGAAGGAGCACAGCTGCAACGCAGTGCGAGCACTGTAAGCGGATTTGGGGTGCGACCTCGCAGCAGTCCAGCGGGGTTGCATGCCTACACAG GTTCGGTGCCGTCGTCTGCGCATGGTTCGCGAGTGGACCTGCGGGATATTGACAAGGGATCGGCCATTTATTTGGGCTGCTCGGCGCCACGTGCCTCCACATTATCAATTGCCTCGTCGCGTGGCTCGTCCAGCGGTTCGGCACCACCGTCACCTTGCCACACGCCACCGTCGAGTCCACGGCACGGTATCAAGAG ATCTACCAGCGTAGCCAAAAAGCCCAGATGA
- the LOC132788978 gene encoding uncharacterized protein LOC132788978 isoform X2 → MGNGMNKVLPGLYVGNYRDSKDHQQLDKFKISHIIAIHDSPRRLLPDKHYLCVMASDTPDQNLSQYFSVCNDFIHAARLREGNVLIHCLAGMSRSVTVAVAYIMTATHLNWKEALKVVRAGRAVANPNAGFQTQLQEFEQYKLSEERRRLRERFPSSALEQLDRIKCGLALDNYQELLQNRDICEGNCSRGEKCPTGVCNMDPSKGLFRRRPSSASTHSRLRAQSSNANPSSSPSMLSVASAAAGGISCGPGGISGAAQSCPTSPKHSPVPRRSMGNERSIPEDEVACQQPTTTTRTATSNNPTTSSEAAEYAAAIEDARREQQQRQLQRSPSRQSLKVAGRGNSMGSSNAGRVSSAGTRSKEPPVAEGAQLQRSASTVSGFGVRPRSSPAGLHAYTGSVPSSAHGSRVDLRDIDKGSAIYLGCSAPRASTLSIASSRGSSSGSAPPSPCHTPPSSPRHGIKRSTSVAKKPR, encoded by the exons ATGGGAAATGGCATGAACAAG GTTTTGCCGGGACTGTATGTGGGCAACTACCGCGACTCCAAGGATCACCAGCAATTGGACAAGTTCAAAATCTCGCACATCATTGCCATACATGACAGTCCAAGGCGTCTCCTGCCG GATAAACACTATCTCTGCGTGATGGCCTCGGATACGCCCGACCAGAATCTATCGCAATACTTCTCCGTTTGCAATGATTTCATACATGCGGCGCGTCTGCGCGAGGGCAATGTGCTCATCCATTGTCTGGCGGGGATGTCGCGCTCCGTCACAGTCGCTGTGGCTTATATTATGACGGCTACGCATCTGAACTGGAAGGAGGCATTGAAGGTGGTGCGCGCTGGTCGCGCTGTCGCCAATCCCAATGCCGGATTCCAGACCCAGTTGCAGGAGTTCGAGCAATACAAGCTATCCGAGGAACGGCGGCGATTGCGGGAACGTTTTCCCTCGTCGGCTCTTGAGCAGTTGGATCGCATCAAATGTGGCCTGGCGCTGGACAACTATCAGGAGCTGTTGCAGAATCGTGACATCTGCGAGGGCAACTGTTCTCGCGGCGAAAAGTGTCCAACAG GCGTCTGTAATATGGATCCCAGCAAAGGACTCTTCCGACGTCGACCGTCAAGCGCCTCCACGCACTCTCGGCTGCGTGCCCAGTCCTCCAATGCCAACCCTAGCTCCTCGCCAAGCATGCTGAGCGTGGCCAGCGCTGCGGCAGGCGGCATATCTTGTGGCCCGGGTGGCATCAGCGGTGCCGCACAGTCGTGTCCCACATCGCCCAAGCACTCGCCGGTGCCACGTCGCTCGATGGGCAACGAGCGAAGCATACCGGAAGATGAGGTTGCCTGTCAAcagccgacgacgacgacaagaACGGCGACGAGCAACAATCCGACTACCTCCAGTGAAGCGGCTGAGTATGCGGCAGCCATTGAGGATGCACGCcgcgaacaacaacagcgtcaGCTGCAACGCTCTCCATCGCGCCAAAGTCTCAAGGTAGCCGGCCGAGGCAACTCCATGGGCAGCAGCAATGCGGGTCGTGTCAGCAGCGCTGGAACACGCAGCAAGGAGCCGCCAGTTGCGGAAGGAGCACAGCTGCAACGCAGTGCGAGCACTGTAAGCGGATTTGGGGTGCGACCTCGCAGCAGTCCAGCGGGGTTGCATGCCTACACAG GTTCGGTGCCGTCGTCTGCGCATGGTTCGCGAGTGGACCTGCGGGATATTGACAAGGGATCGGCCATTTATTTGGGCTGCTCGGCGCCACGTGCCTCCACATTATCAATTGCCTCGTCGCGTGGCTCGTCCAGCGGTTCGGCACCACCGTCACCTTGCCACACGCCACCGTCGAGTCCACGGCACGGTATCAAGAG ATCTACCAGCGTAGCCAAAAAGCCCAGATGA